A genomic window from Maylandia zebra isolate NMK-2024a linkage group LG20, Mzebra_GT3a, whole genome shotgun sequence includes:
- the LOC106674504 gene encoding adenosine receptor A3, producing MAEWSWVAYTVLEVLIAAACCFGNVLVMCAVCFGIRDSLREPTFCFLVSLAVADFLVGVAAVPLAVLLDGWVSLIPELCLLLSCVVLVLTQASVLSLLAIAVDRYLRLHTPLRYKALATQRHTWIGVSVCWMLSCLLGFTPLFGWHNYSSPASDSTNTSSTSFIRPPCTFLSVISLPFMVYFNFLGCVMAPLLVMTLLYTRIFWSLQGHLKDSCPQSRASLLREKRLACSLALVLILFAGCWIPLHLMNCLLLFQGPQAVTQGTLYTGILLSHANSAVNPVIYACRIPKIQQAYGQLWRRFLAWLNCCHREKAGSQIINMQLSH from the exons ATGGCTGAATGGAGCTGGGTGGCCTACACAGTACTGGAAGTGCTTATTGCTGCAGCATGTTGCTTTGGTAACGTGTTGGTGATGTGTGCTGTGTGTTTCGGTATCCGGGATTCCCTTCGGGAACCAACATTCTGCTTCCTCGTGTCCTTGGCAGTGGCTGACTTCCTTGTGGGTGTGGCCGCTGTGCCCCTTGCAGTATTATTGGATGGCTGGGTGAGTCTAATCCCCGAGTTGTGCCTGCTTCTCAGCTGTGTTGTGCTGGTGTTGACGCAGGCATCTGTGCTGTCACTGCTAGCAATTGCTGTGGACCGATACCTGCGGTTGCACACACCACTCAG ATACAAAGCCTTGGCCACACAAAGGCACACATGGATCGGCGTGTCTGTTTGCTGGATGCTTTCATGTCTCCTTGGCTTCACTCCTCTATTCGGCTGGCACAATTACTCCTCCCCAGCATCTGATTCTACCAACACATCTTCCACTTCTTTCATCCGTCCGCCGTGCACTTTCCTCTCAGTTATCTCCCTCCCTTTCATGGTCTACTTCAACTTTCTCGGATGTGTCATGGCACCCCTGCTGGTCATGACCCTCCTCTACACTCGAATCTTTTGGAGCCTACAGGGACATCTAAAGGACAGCTGCCCTCAGTCCCGGGCCTCTCTGCTCAGGGAGAAGAGGCTGGCCTGCTCCCTGGCTCTCGTCCTCATCTTGTTTGCTGGCTGCTGGATTCCTCTCCACCTGATGAACTGTCTGCTGTTGTTTCAAGGCCCTCAGGCTGTCACACAGGGAACGCTCTATACAG GTATTCTCCTGTCTCACGCCAACTCAGCAGTCAACCCTGTGATCTATGCCTGTCGCATTCCAAAGATCCAGCAGGCCTACGGTCAATTATGGAGGCGCTTCCTTGCGTGGTTAAACTGTTGCCATCGGGAAAAAGCAGGTTCGCAGATCATTAACATGCAGCTGAGCCATTAA
- the LOC101481766 gene encoding uncharacterized protein LOC101481766 has translation MLTEMETMAYATELKLSGGRGAWSGVAPSSCPEVDLEVIEEYLQEHSLEVQPAHTPASPLTSMGQHIHSHQGSRIIENSWSGQHAYEWHCGSHSEEYRQQPQAWPSPHDNQWGHIAYSDEASGYIDSDSQSSSSQYQDSPSPSSDTGSRKDRDPLPLAPLSGKRKERLFQFLFEMLQTPSMRSCIWWVQSSSGTFQFSSQNKESLAQLWGRRKGNRKPMTYQKMARALRNYSRTGEIHKVKRKLTYRFDEKTLKCLQGDSNTK, from the exons ATGCTGACAGAAATGGAGACG atggCTTATGCAACCGAACTCAAGCTAAGTGGAGGCAGGGGAGCCTGGAGTGGAGTGGCTCCTTCCTCCTGCCCTGAGGTTGACCTGGAAGTCATCGAGGAGTACCTGCAGGAGCATTCACTGGAGGTCCAGCCTGCACACACGCCTGCATCACCTCTGACCTCAATGGGGCAACATATACACTCCCACCAAGGCAGCAGAATTATAG AGAATAGTTGGTCAGGTCAGCATGCTTATGAGTGGCACTGTGGCTCTCACAGTGAGGAATACAGACAGCAGCCCCAAGCCTGGCCTAGTCCCCATGACAACCAGTGG GGACACATAGCATATTCCGATGAGGCATCTGGATACATTGACTCAGATTCCCAGTCCAGTAGCTCCCAGTACCAGGATTCGCCGTCACCATCCTCTGACACAGGGAGCAGGAAGGACAGAGATCCCCTGCCTCTTGCACCACTGTCAG GAAAGAGGAAGGAGCGGCTGTTCCAGTTCCTGTTTGAGATGCTTCAGACGCCATCGATGCGTAGCTGCATCTGGTGGGTCCAGTCCTCCTCTGGCACATTTCAGTTCTCTTCCCAAAACAAGGAGAGCCTGGCCCAGCTGTGGGGTCGGCGAAAGGGGAATCGCAAGCCCATGACGTACCAGAAGATGGCACGGGCTCTAAGGAACTACTCTCGCACAGGCGAGATTCACAAAGTTAAACGGAAGCTCACTTACCGCTTTGATGAGAAGACGCTAAAATGTCTACAGGGAGACTCAAATACAAAGTAG